One Methanobacteriaceae archaeon genomic region harbors:
- a CDS encoding UbiX family flavin prenyltransferase — protein MIIVAITGASGVAYGLKVLKSLKKCGKETGLVVTEPAKLILDYELGIQLEDLKNIATYYYDSKDLTASINSGSCLFESMVIVPCTMKTLSAIANGYADNAVTRAADVSLKERRKLVLVPRETPLRSVHLENMLKISKEGGVILPAMPGFYHKPKNLDDITNFIAGKVLDVLEIDHDLFNRWSGNEIK, from the coding sequence ATGATTATCGTTGCCATAACTGGTGCAAGTGGTGTTGCATACGGTTTAAAAGTGTTAAAATCTCTTAAAAAATGTGGAAAAGAAACTGGACTAGTTGTTACTGAACCTGCTAAGCTTATTTTAGATTATGAGTTAGGAATACAACTGGAAGATCTAAAAAATATTGCAACTTATTATTACGATTCAAAAGACCTTACTGCTTCTATCAATAGTGGTTCTTGTCTTTTTGAAAGTATGGTAATTGTTCCTTGCACCATGAAAACTTTATCTGCAATTGCTAACGGTTATGCAGATAATGCTGTTACCCGGGCCGCTGATGTGTCATTGAAAGAAAGGAGAAAATTAGTTCTTGTTCCTCGTGAAACACCACTGCGTTCTGTCCATTTGGAGAATATGTTAAAAATTAGTAAAGAAGGAGGAGTAATTCTTCCTGCAATGCCTGGATTTTACCATAAACCTAAAAATTTAGATGATATAACTAATTTTATTGCTGGAAAAGTTTTAGATGTTCTGGAAATTGATCATGACCTTTTTAATCGCTGGAGTGGTAATGAAATCAAATAA
- the cbiT gene encoding precorrin-6Y C5,15-methyltransferase (decarboxylating) subunit CbiT, translating to MFRDSDFKTKKDVPGPTKEEIRCLVICKSKVKKDDTVVEIGCGTGGLTLEFTKRSKQVYSIDKNPKAVKLTRENLLKHELLDNVKLFEDDALSVLNSIPKFDILMIGGSGGDLYSIIEKASTKLNPGGRIIVTAILMETKTQSISKLKELGFEVEIIEVNISKGRIIDRGTMMFSQNPIAIIYTI from the coding sequence ATGTTTAGAGATTCAGATTTTAAAACAAAAAAGGATGTGCCGGGCCCCACTAAAGAAGAAATAAGATGTCTTGTAATTTGTAAATCTAAAGTAAAAAAAGATGATACGGTAGTAGAAATTGGATGTGGGACCGGTGGTTTGACTTTAGAGTTTACAAAAAGATCAAAACAAGTTTATTCAATTGATAAAAATCCAAAAGCGGTTAAACTAACTAGAGAGAATCTTTTAAAACATGAACTTCTAGATAATGTAAAATTATTTGAAGATGATGCGCTTAGTGTCCTTAATTCAATACCAAAATTTGACATTTTGATGATTGGTGGAAGTGGAGGAGATTTATATTCCATAATTGAAAAAGCCAGCACCAAGCTGAATCCTGGCGGCAGAATAATAGTTACTGCAATTTTAATGGAAACTAAAACACAATCCATATCCAAACTTAAAGAATTAGGTTTTGAAGTGGAAATAATTGAAGTAAATATTTCTAAAGGGCGTATAATTGATCGTGGAACCATGATGTTCTCTCAAAACCCCATAGCCATTATTTATACTATTTAA
- a CDS encoding DUF998 domain-containing protein translates to MKYQKGSIFKPENNHYKSAGILLLVGCIQYILAVNIAEAMFPGYSIALNSLSDLGGSLPLVEPAALIFNLSNILLGILIVLAVYLILKSGGCRLFSSCLAIFGICIAALGIFPEYTHAIHVTFATIAFISGSLALIFSYRLGINIPMTIISILLGLIALITLISPLIFGMGATNPIGALIGKGGSERLIIYPIIIYLTALGGYLTSRGEDWVRIRFTDGYW, encoded by the coding sequence ATGAAATATCAAAAAGGAAGTATTTTCAAACCGGAAAATAACCATTATAAAAGTGCAGGAATATTATTGTTAGTTGGATGTATCCAATATATTCTAGCAGTTAACATTGCCGAGGCAATGTTTCCTGGGTACAGCATTGCTTTAAACAGTTTGAGCGATCTTGGGGGATCATTACCATTGGTCGAACCAGCGGCCCTCATCTTCAACCTCAGTAATATCCTCTTAGGAATTTTAATTGTGTTAGCAGTTTATCTAATCCTCAAAAGTGGAGGTTGCCGTCTTTTCTCATCATGCCTTGCTATTTTTGGCATTTGTATCGCAGCACTAGGGATATTCCCAGAATACACCCATGCAATCCATGTAACTTTCGCAACGATAGCTTTCATATCCGGAAGCTTAGCACTCATATTCAGTTACCGGCTTGGAATCAATATCCCAATGACCATCATATCCATTTTACTTGGATTAATAGCCCTTATAACTCTTATTTCACCATTAATTTTTGGTATGGGAGCTACAAACCCGATAGGAGCACTAATAGGTAAAGGAGGTTCCGAAAGGTTGATTATATACCCTATAATTATTTATCTCACAGCACTGGGCGGATATCTTACAAGCAGAGGAGAAGATTGGGTTAGAATCAGGTTCACCGACGGTTACTGGTGA
- a CDS encoding pseudomurein-binding repeat-containing protein translates to MDSLSLEQYREMVNEIIEFKNQKGIMPEYALVNGCRIEKDSYIDMIERVNKFILEMGRNPRSVEIES, encoded by the coding sequence ATGGATAGTTTAAGTCTAGAACAATATCGAGAAATGGTTAATGAAATAATAGAATTCAAAAATCAAAAGGGCATAATGCCTGAATACGCCCTTGTTAATGGATGTAGAATTGAAAAAGATAGCTACATTGACATGATTGAGCGCGTGAATAAATTCATACTGGAAATGGGAAGAAATCCACGTTCAGTAGAAATAGAATCATAA
- a CDS encoding molybdenum cofactor guanylyltransferase — MLCGGLSTRMGEDKGLMNFKGEPLILYILKTVNKSADEVLLILRDDNQLKKYKNTIMEFIGLEFFNFNLKFFVDEFKGKGPLAGILVGLSNINNEYALVLPCDSPFVSEFFINSIFSKMEISNENYDSIVPQWKNGDLEPLHSIYSVKTKKIILKMISNDKRDVKSFIGEINSLMVSSEILDPTGMSFKNFNKPEDIII; from the coding sequence ATCCTTTGCGGCGGTTTGAGCACTAGAATGGGTGAAGATAAGGGACTAATGAATTTTAAAGGCGAACCTCTTATTTTATATATTTTAAAAACAGTTAATAAGTCTGCAGATGAAGTTTTACTTATTCTTAGGGATGATAATCAATTAAAAAAATATAAAAATACTATAATGGAGTTTATTGGTCTTGAGTTTTTTAATTTTAATTTAAAGTTTTTTGTTGATGAATTTAAAGGAAAAGGCCCATTAGCTGGAATACTTGTTGGATTATCAAATATTAATAATGAATATGCTTTGGTATTGCCCTGTGACTCACCTTTTGTATCAGAATTTTTTATAAATTCGATATTTAGCAAAATGGAGATATCTAATGAAAATTATGATTCAATTGTTCCTCAATGGAAAAACGGGGATTTAGAACCACTGCATTCTATTTATAGTGTAAAAACAAAAAAAATTATTTTAAAAATGATTTCCAATGATAAAAGGGACGTTAAATCATTTATTGGTGAAATTAATTCGCTTATGGTATCATCGGAAATTCTTGATCCCACCGGAATGAGCTTTAAAAATTTTAACAAACCGGAGGATATTATAATCTAA
- the guaB gene encoding IMP dehydrogenase has protein sequence MYSKKLKEAKTGYTFDDFLLVPGPSTVESKDVITKSKVSRNHEITTPIISSAMDTVTEFEMAIALAQVGGLGVIHRNMTIKEQVQQVKKVKRSGDLTIRDVITIAPDSSLREAHQIMDQEEISGLPVVENEEVVGIISRRDIKPILNSDAQRKVNEIMTSDVVTVDESITPGEALDIAYENKVERLPVVKDNKIVGIVTIKDILEHKKFPNASRDGKGRFMVAAATGPFDLDRAMALDEAGAEILAIDSAHGHNLHLVKNSKVIKDNIDADLIVGNIATKQAAEDLIAQGVDGLKVGIGPGSMCTTRIIAGVGVPQLTAISEVAEVAEEYGVPIIADGGLRYSGDMAKAIAVGADAVMMGNLLAGTYEAPGEVVVMNGRKYKQYRGMGSLGAMTGGIGAGTDRYFQTQESKGPMKHTKLVPEGVEGVVPYRGTVSEVIFQMVGGLRASMGYCGAKTIKDMKEKSKLVKITSSGIKESHPHDLLITNESPNYPTLE, from the coding sequence ATGTATTCAAAAAAATTGAAAGAAGCTAAAACAGGATATACATTTGATGATTTTCTTTTAGTACCAGGACCTTCAACTGTAGAATCAAAGGATGTGATTACTAAAAGTAAAGTATCCCGAAACCATGAAATAACCACTCCAATTATAAGTTCTGCTATGGATACTGTCACAGAATTTGAAATGGCCATAGCTCTTGCTCAAGTTGGGGGTTTAGGTGTTATCCACCGAAACATGACTATTAAAGAGCAAGTTCAACAAGTAAAAAAGGTTAAAAGGTCAGGTGACCTCACGATTCGTGATGTAATAACCATTGCTCCTGATTCTTCATTAAGGGAAGCACATCAAATTATGGATCAAGAAGAAATTAGTGGACTTCCTGTTGTTGAAAATGAGGAAGTTGTAGGTATTATAAGCCGACGTGATATAAAACCGATTCTCAATTCTGATGCACAAAGGAAGGTTAATGAAATAATGACCTCTGATGTGGTCACTGTAGATGAATCTATTACCCCAGGGGAAGCATTAGATATTGCCTATGAAAATAAAGTTGAAAGACTTCCTGTCGTTAAAGACAATAAAATTGTGGGAATTGTAACCATAAAAGATATTTTAGAGCATAAAAAGTTTCCTAATGCTTCTCGTGATGGTAAAGGCCGATTCATGGTTGCTGCAGCCACAGGCCCATTTGATTTAGATCGGGCTATGGCATTGGACGAAGCAGGTGCAGAAATACTGGCTATTGATAGTGCACATGGCCACAACCTGCATTTAGTTAAAAATTCTAAAGTTATAAAAGATAACATTGATGCTGATTTAATTGTAGGAAATATTGCTACAAAACAAGCCGCGGAAGATTTAATTGCTCAGGGAGTGGATGGCCTTAAAGTTGGTATTGGGCCAGGATCCATGTGTACTACTCGTATTATTGCTGGTGTGGGTGTTCCTCAATTGACAGCCATATCTGAAGTTGCAGAAGTTGCAGAAGAATATGGGGTTCCAATTATTGCTGATGGTGGTTTAAGATACTCGGGTGATATGGCCAAGGCCATTGCTGTTGGGGCCGATGCCGTAATGATGGGTAATCTTCTGGCAGGGACTTATGAAGCTCCAGGAGAAGTTGTTGTAATGAATGGACGTAAATACAAACAATACCGTGGAATGGGATCATTAGGCGCCATGACTGGTGGAATTGGCGCTGGAACTGACAGATATTTCCAGACTCAAGAGTCCAAAGGGCCTATGAAACATACGAAGCTGGTACCTGAAGGGGTAGAAGGTGTAGTTCCTTACCGAGGAACGGTCAGTGAAGTTATATTCCAAATGGTTGGGGGCCTCAGGGCTTCTATGGGCTATTGTGGTGCTAAAACGATCAAAGATATGAAAGAAAAATCAAAACTGGTTAAAATAACTTCCAGCGGTATCAAAGAAAGCCATCCCCATGATCTTTTGATTACCAATGAAAGCCCGAACTATCCTACCTTAGAATAA
- a CDS encoding (5-formylfuran-3-yl)methyl phosphate synthase: MLLLISPINTEEALEAIEGGADIVDVKNPKEGSLGASFPWIIKGVREMTPEDMLVSATLGDVPYKPGTVSLAAMGALVSGADYIKVGLYGTKNYDEALEVMENVVRTVRENSSDAVVVASGYADAHRVGAIDPMEIPKVAAEAGADLAMVDTAVKDGKTLFDFMDIDDLQKFVNEIHDYGLKSALAGSVKKDQLKPLYDINCDVVGVRGAACIGGDRNTGKIHRSAVAELKNMISDLSS; encoded by the coding sequence TTGCTTCTGTTAATCAGTCCAATTAATACAGAGGAAGCACTGGAGGCCATTGAGGGCGGTGCAGATATTGTTGACGTTAAAAATCCAAAAGAAGGATCATTGGGTGCTAGTTTCCCATGGATAATAAAAGGTGTTCGGGAAATGACTCCTGAAGATATGCTGGTGAGTGCTACCTTGGGGGACGTTCCATATAAACCTGGAACAGTTTCTTTGGCAGCTATGGGTGCACTAGTTTCTGGTGCAGACTACATAAAAGTTGGTCTTTATGGTACCAAAAATTATGATGAAGCACTGGAAGTAATGGAAAATGTAGTACGCACTGTTCGGGAAAACAGTTCTGATGCAGTGGTAGTGGCCTCAGGATATGCTGATGCTCATCGTGTAGGTGCTATTGATCCTATGGAAATTCCTAAAGTTGCTGCTGAAGCTGGTGCTGACCTGGCCATGGTTGATACTGCAGTTAAAGATGGAAAAACATTATTTGACTTTATGGATATAGATGATTTGCAAAAATTTGTTAATGAAATTCATGACTACGGATTAAAATCTGCACTAGCAGGTTCTGTAAAAAAAGACCAGTTAAAACCACTATATGATATTAATTGTGATGTAGTAGGAGTTAGGGGTGCTGCATGCATTGGCGGCGACCGTAACACTGGAAAAATCCATCGTAGTGCTGTTGCTGAACTTAAAAACATGATAAGTGATTTGAGTAGCTAA
- a CDS encoding LUD domain-containing protein: protein MNKSELETMRNSFKILDERRSEILHDPKIKKLQEKVKQIREESIENLEELVETAQKNFEENGIELCYAEDSKIACDLIYDLIKNEKVVAKSKSNTVFEIALSDFLKEKNINLVETDLGDRIVQLNPYDKRPAHPIGPALHLNVEKIAEIISESMDEDIEPHPRTIMELVKANVLEELNKCQVGITGANSVAAEDGSLVMVHNEGNISLLTMMDTHIIVVGIDKLVSTIEDSISVIKLETAYATGTKIPSYINVISAPSKTADIEKRLLNGMYGAKKVVVILLDNGRRDALKECLWCIGCGSCIVACPVYNAVGHEFGYKGYLGGRGVAMSKFIKNEKTSFDSGLYMCTLCGLCTLECPVSTPTSELVEKLRINSQKAGFYPKAHGVIKKNIKSSGSPFKS from the coding sequence ATGAATAAAAGTGAATTAGAGACCATGAGGAATTCATTCAAAATACTGGATGAACGCAGAAGTGAAATTCTTCATGATCCCAAAATTAAAAAGCTACAGGAAAAGGTTAAACAGATTAGGGAAGAATCTATAGAAAACCTGGAAGAACTCGTGGAAACTGCACAAAAAAACTTTGAAGAGAATGGTATTGAATTATGCTATGCAGAAGATTCGAAAATAGCTTGTGATCTTATTTATGATTTGATTAAAAATGAAAAAGTCGTTGCCAAATCAAAATCAAACACGGTGTTTGAAATCGCCTTAAGTGATTTTTTAAAGGAAAAAAATATTAATCTGGTGGAAACTGATTTAGGAGATAGAATTGTTCAACTTAATCCCTATGATAAAAGACCTGCACATCCTATTGGCCCAGCATTACATCTTAATGTGGAAAAAATTGCTGAAATAATTTCTGAAAGTATGGATGAAGATATAGAACCACACCCACGAACTATTATGGAACTGGTTAAAGCAAATGTGTTGGAAGAGCTAAATAAGTGTCAGGTTGGAATCACCGGTGCCAATTCTGTTGCTGCTGAAGATGGTTCTTTAGTAATGGTCCATAATGAAGGAAATATAAGTTTGTTGACTATGATGGACACACATATAATTGTGGTGGGAATTGATAAACTGGTTAGTACTATTGAAGATTCTATTTCTGTAATAAAACTGGAAACTGCTTATGCTACAGGAACTAAAATACCTTCTTATATAAATGTTATTTCTGCACCATCAAAAACGGCGGATATTGAAAAAAGACTTTTAAATGGAATGTATGGGGCCAAAAAAGTTGTGGTTATTTTGCTGGATAATGGGCGGAGAGATGCTTTGAAAGAATGCTTGTGGTGTATTGGTTGTGGAAGTTGTATTGTGGCCTGCCCGGTTTATAATGCCGTGGGACATGAATTTGGTTATAAAGGATATTTGGGTGGTCGAGGAGTGGCTATGAGTAAATTTATTAAGAACGAAAAGACTAGTTTTGATTCTGGTCTTTATATGTGCACTCTTTGTGGTTTATGTACTTTAGAATGTCCAGTTAGTACACCAACATCAGAATTAGTAGAAAAACTACGAATAAATTCTCAAAAAGCGGGCTTCTATCCAAAAGCACATGGTGTTATTAAAAAAAATATCAAATCTTCGGGCAGTCCATTCAAATCTTAA
- a CDS encoding glycosyltransferase family 4 protein gives MRICIITEYFPKSENFEVKGGVEAAAYNEAYQLAKKHEVIVLTSLEEGVPKEYELNGIKVIGCSRERSYVQTGSFKNRLSFMKDAYNQGKKLDIDLTIGYNFITYPVAWKISQKLKIPCVARYMDVWIGEWINNIGISGVVGEVLERYVLSRKFDLIISISDYTRKKLERYFPAEKIIVIPPIVNFPPVHAEKYSQTTISCVARLVEYKKVDNLIRAMHILIEDFPQLQCKIVGTGPKDQDLKNLVKKLNLENNIEFCGFVEKHQDVLKIIKSSHIFCLPSKVEGFGIVVVESLGCGVPFVASKIPPIMEASGEKGGLFFEPEKWMELSEKIKYLLNNPQIYEKLKNEGAAQYKKYEGAHITNQLEKLYIGLYEQQNKNKTVLES, from the coding sequence ATGAGAATATGCATTATCACAGAATACTTCCCCAAAAGCGAAAATTTCGAAGTTAAAGGTGGTGTAGAAGCTGCTGCCTATAATGAAGCTTATCAATTAGCAAAAAAGCATGAAGTAATAGTTTTAACTTCACTTGAGGAAGGAGTTCCTAAGGAATATGAATTAAATGGAATTAAAGTGATTGGTTGTAGTAGGGAAAGATCTTATGTCCAAACAGGATCCTTTAAAAACCGCTTGTCTTTTATGAAAGATGCATATAATCAAGGAAAAAAACTAGATATAGATTTAACAATTGGATATAATTTTATTACATATCCTGTGGCCTGGAAAATTTCTCAAAAATTAAAAATACCTTGTGTTGCGCGATATATGGATGTATGGATTGGGGAATGGATAAATAACATTGGAATCAGTGGTGTGGTAGGTGAAGTATTGGAAAGGTACGTCTTGTCGCGAAAATTTGATTTAATAATTTCTATTTCAGACTATACTAGAAAAAAATTGGAAAGATATTTCCCTGCAGAAAAAATCATTGTGATTCCACCTATAGTTAATTTTCCCCCGGTACATGCAGAAAAATATTCACAAACAACTATTTCCTGTGTGGCACGTCTGGTAGAATACAAAAAAGTTGATAATTTAATCAGAGCCATGCATATTCTCATCGAGGATTTTCCACAACTTCAATGCAAGATAGTAGGAACTGGCCCTAAAGACCAGGATCTTAAAAATCTGGTTAAAAAGTTGAATCTAGAGAATAATATTGAATTTTGCGGTTTTGTTGAAAAACACCAAGATGTATTAAAGATTATAAAGTCCTCACATATATTCTGTCTTCCCAGTAAAGTAGAAGGATTTGGAATAGTAGTTGTAGAATCATTGGGATGTGGAGTTCCATTTGTTGCATCAAAAATACCACCTATAATGGAAGCCAGTGGTGAAAAAGGAGGATTATTCTTTGAACCAGAAAAATGGATGGAATTATCTGAAAAGATAAAATATCTTTTGAATAATCCTCAAATTTATGAAAAACTCAAGAATGAAGGCGCAGCTCAATATAAAAAATATGAAGGGGCGCATATTACTAATCAACTGGAAAAACTTTATATTGGTTTATATGAACAGCAAAATAAGAATAAAACTGTTTTAGAGTCATAA
- a CDS encoding DUF2304 family protein has translation MIYQYLGVLIGILAVIIAIIRFRDGKTSSSMLIFWIVIWSLISLLSVFPETTTIFANLFGIGRGLDLILILGLIASYYLIFKLYTLIEKLEMEITELVRQIALNQEENETKKDINEDEDLEE, from the coding sequence ATGATATATCAATATTTAGGTGTATTAATAGGGATATTGGCCGTTATAATAGCTATTATTCGTTTTAGAGATGGTAAAACATCTTCTTCTATGTTAATCTTTTGGATAGTTATATGGTCATTGATTAGTTTATTATCTGTATTTCCAGAAACTACTACTATTTTTGCCAACTTGTTTGGAATTGGCAGAGGGCTTGATTTAATTTTGATTTTAGGTCTTATCGCATCTTACTACCTCATATTTAAACTGTACACTCTGATTGAAAAACTGGAAATGGAAATTACTGAACTAGTACGCCAAATTGCACTTAATCAGGAAGAAAATGAGACAAAAAAAGATATTAATGAAGATGAAGATCTTGAAGAATAA
- a CDS encoding glycosyltransferase family 2 protein, with protein MTLLKSTLKGHTMPNQSFELDKLNKELFVVVPAYNEEKTVAKVVTKLCEMGYMVVVVDDGSHDKTYSIINDLQEKYPKQISIYSHTINRGLGAALKTGLEASLRKGAKYMVTFDADCQHDPYDIDNVCKPLKLDEADVVLGDRNFDDMPLSKKISNQIMNFITLLFYGVKVNDSQSGLRAFNSKATQLLEFHSRGYGVSSEIVREIKKNHLRFKEVPIKTIYTPYSISKGTNATIGIKILFKMIIDILKKF; from the coding sequence ATGACATTATTAAAAAGTACATTAAAAGGACATACTATGCCGAACCAATCTTTTGAACTGGATAAATTAAATAAAGAACTATTTGTGGTGGTTCCAGCTTATAATGAAGAGAAGACTGTGGCTAAAGTAGTGACGAAGCTATGTGAAATGGGTTATATGGTTGTAGTGGTTGATGACGGTTCCCATGATAAAACTTATTCCATTATAAATGATTTGCAGGAAAAATATCCTAAACAGATCTCTATTTATAGTCATACTATTAATCGAGGATTAGGAGCAGCATTAAAAACAGGTCTGGAGGCATCTTTAAGGAAAGGAGCTAAATACATGGTTACATTTGATGCTGATTGTCAACATGATCCATATGATATAGATAATGTTTGTAAGCCTTTAAAACTTGATGAAGCAGATGTTGTTTTAGGTGATAGAAATTTTGATGATATGCCCCTTTCTAAAAAAATAAGTAACCAAATCATGAATTTCATAACTCTATTATTTTATGGAGTCAAAGTTAATGACTCACAATCGGGATTAAGAGCATTTAACTCCAAAGCTACGCAACTACTTGAATTTCACTCACGAGGATACGGCGTTTCATCAGAAATTGTGAGAGAAATAAAAAAAAATCATTTAAGATTTAAAGAAGTTCCTATTAAGACAATTTATACTCCATATTCAATTTCAAAAGGAACTAATGCTACAATTGGTATTAAAATTCTGTTTAAGATGATAATTGATATCTTAAAAAAATTTTAG
- a CDS encoding flavodoxin family protein, which translates to MVKIIGIVGSPRIKGNTNFLVKKALESAESLGAETELIHLGKMDISPCTACNICKETGECSIKDDMGPLLEKISDVQGLIIGSPVYFGNVTAQTKIFMDRSRPLRTNFSLQDVVSGAISVGASRNGGQETTCSAIHDFLLIQDAIIVGDGAPAAHYGACGVGSGIKDCENDDVGLETTKNLGKRVANLVIKLNE; encoded by the coding sequence ATGGTAAAGATAATTGGAATTGTGGGAAGTCCCAGAATAAAAGGAAACACAAATTTCTTAGTTAAAAAAGCTTTGGAATCTGCAGAAAGTTTAGGTGCTGAAACAGAACTAATTCATTTGGGTAAAATGGATATATCTCCATGTACTGCATGTAATATCTGTAAAGAAACTGGTGAATGTTCTATAAAAGATGATATGGGGCCTCTGTTGGAAAAAATTTCTGATGTTCAAGGATTAATTATTGGCAGTCCAGTGTATTTTGGTAATGTAACTGCCCAGACTAAAATATTCATGGATCGTTCACGCCCATTAAGAACAAATTTTTCACTGCAGGATGTTGTTAGTGGGGCAATTTCTGTCGGTGCTTCAAGAAATGGGGGACAAGAAACTACTTGTTCAGCAATACACGATTTTTTATTGATACAAGATGCTATTATTGTGGGTGATGGTGCTCCCGCAGCCCATTATGGTGCTTGTGGAGTAGGCAGCGGAATTAAAGACTGTGAAAATGACGATGTTGGATTGGAAACTACAAAAAACCTTGGAAAAAGAGTCGCTAATCTTGTTATTAAATTGAATGAATAA
- the ribC gene encoding riboflavin synthase → MRKIGICDTTFARYDMGAAAIDEIKNQVGDIKIIRRTVPGVKDLPVAAKKVVEEEGCEMVLALGMPGPEEKDKVCAHEASTGLIQAQLMTNTHILEVFVHEDEEPNPKDLKVLADNRAREHAKNMIKMLFKPEKLIKEAGMGMREGKPDVGPL, encoded by the coding sequence ATGAGGAAAATAGGCATATGTGATACTACTTTCGCCAGATATGATATGGGTGCTGCGGCTATAGATGAAATAAAAAATCAAGTAGGGGATATCAAAATTATCCGACGCACTGTTCCTGGTGTTAAGGACCTACCTGTGGCTGCTAAAAAAGTAGTTGAGGAAGAAGGTTGTGAAATGGTTCTGGCCTTAGGAATGCCTGGACCTGAAGAAAAAGACAAAGTATGTGCACATGAAGCTTCAACAGGCCTTATTCAAGCTCAATTAATGACAAATACTCACATTCTAGAAGTTTTTGTCCATGAAGATGAAGAACCTAACCCTAAAGATCTTAAGGTTTTGGCAGATAATAGGGCTAGAGAACACGCTAAAAACATGATTAAAATGCTTTTTAAGCCAGAAAAACTTATTAAAGAGGCAGGTATGGGTATGAGGGAAGGAAAACCAGATGTGGGTCCTCTCTGA
- a CDS encoding ATP-binding cassette domain-containing protein encodes MIEAKEITYEYPDGTKALHGVNFNVEKGSMVALLGPNGAGKSTLFLHFNGIIQPSSGQIEIAEELLKYGKDDLNKARQKVGIVFQNPDDQLFAPTVVEDVAFGPLNMGLSRDEVENRVSKALKKVGMAGFEDKAPHHLSGGQKKRVAIAGILAMEPKIMVLDEPTSGLDPKGASQILKLLYKLNEEGMTIIISTHDVDMVPLYADKIYIISGGEIIKEGNPHDVFGDVETIRKANLRLPRIAHLMEILKKEDKLSFSGEYPLTIGEARKSLLEYIESDFNRG; translated from the coding sequence ATGATTGAGGCTAAGGAAATTACTTATGAATATCCTGATGGCACCAAGGCATTGCATGGTGTTAATTTTAATGTGGAGAAAGGAAGTATGGTGGCACTTTTAGGACCTAATGGTGCTGGTAAATCCACACTATTTTTACATTTCAATGGAATAATACAACCCAGCTCTGGGCAAATAGAAATAGCAGAAGAACTATTGAAATATGGCAAAGATGACCTTAATAAAGCCAGACAAAAAGTAGGTATTGTCTTTCAAAATCCTGATGACCAATTGTTTGCCCCTACTGTGGTGGAAGATGTGGCCTTCGGTCCTCTTAATATGGGATTGTCTCGGGATGAAGTGGAAAATAGAGTTTCTAAGGCCTTAAAAAAGGTGGGAATGGCCGGATTTGAAGATAAGGCACCTCATCATCTTAGTGGTGGGCAAAAAAAGAGAGTGGCCATTGCAGGAATTTTGGCCATGGAACCTAAAATAATGGTTTTGGATGAACCTACTTCTGGCCTTGATCCCAAAGGAGCTTCACAGATTTTAAAATTATTATACAAACTCAATGAAGAAGGGATGACTATAATTATATCCACACATGATGTGGATATGGTTCCGCTTTATGCTGATAAAATTTATATAATTAGCGGTGGAGAAATAATTAAAGAAGGAAACCCTCATGATGTTTTTGGTGATGTAGAAACTATTAGAAAAGCTAATCTCAGACTTCCTAGGATTGCGCATTTAATGGAAATTCTTAAAAAAGAAGATAAATTATCATTTTCAGGAGAATATCCTTTAACTATTGGTGAAGCACGCAAAAGTTTATTAGAGTACATTGAAAGTGATTTTAATAGGGGATAA